The following proteins are co-located in the Pseudomonas fluorescens genome:
- a CDS encoding acyl-CoA dehydrogenase has protein sequence MIIWLLVGLAAAIALAYRQAAAALWLGAGLIWLAVGYLCNAVAGLGLSVAAVLVVLPALLLTLKPLRRALLTSKALGLFRTIMPAMSDTERAAIESGTVWWDAELFSGKPNWDRLLNAAPASLSAEEQAFLDNEVETLCDMSNDWETTQVWQDMSPEGWQYTKDAGFLGMIIPKQYGGKGFSHYAHSQVVMKLSTRCSAAAISVMVPNSLGPAELLLHYGTDAQRNYYLPRLARGEDIPCFALTSPYAGSDAGAIPDLGIVCKGMHEGEEVLGFKVTWDKRYITLGPIATVLGLAFRAEDPQGLLGKAGSLGITCALIPTSHPGVNSGRRHWPLNAVFQNGPTTGKDVFIPLEWVIGGREQVGNGWRMLMECLAAGRAISLPSANVGLGKVAVRGTTAYAAMRKQFGLPIGKFEGVQAPLARMAGHLYACDAVRKVSVASLDAGEKPSVISAIAKYHVTERARIIVNDGMDIVAGKGICMGPNNFLARAYQQSPIAITVEGANIMTRCLIIFGQGLIRCHPYVFREMEAARNPDRRKALEAFDSAMFGHLSFVLANTVRAAVHALTGGRLMSAPAKTDPALASYYRQANRLSVVLALISDISMGVLGGALKRKESITGRLGDILSQLYILSCVLKRFEDDGRPQADLPLVHWSAQDALLRAHEALAEVLDNYPSKAAARIVRGLSFPFGIPLRKPADRLLAQVAEVVQTPGETRDRLLANSYIPRPEIDKLAYGELGFRLLPQVELIDARLKPAIKQGVIEAMPISATAFTGWRVKARALDLISDDEDSLLGRYVDYADHGIQVDDFPQDFGLLEALQQRQQALAKPTAKRRSSQSENASVN, from the coding sequence ATGATTATCTGGTTATTGGTGGGTCTCGCCGCAGCGATTGCCCTGGCGTATCGACAGGCCGCCGCAGCCCTTTGGTTGGGCGCTGGCCTGATCTGGCTGGCGGTTGGTTACCTGTGCAATGCGGTGGCGGGCCTGGGTCTCAGCGTCGCGGCGGTGTTGGTGGTCTTGCCGGCCTTGCTGCTGACGCTCAAACCACTGCGTCGCGCGCTGTTGACCAGCAAGGCCCTGGGCCTGTTTCGTACGATCATGCCGGCGATGTCCGACACCGAGCGCGCCGCCATCGAATCCGGCACCGTGTGGTGGGACGCAGAGCTGTTCAGCGGCAAGCCCAACTGGGATCGCCTGCTCAACGCTGCTCCGGCAAGCCTCAGCGCCGAAGAGCAGGCCTTCCTCGACAATGAAGTCGAGACGCTGTGCGACATGTCCAACGACTGGGAGACCACCCAGGTCTGGCAAGACATGTCTCCCGAAGGTTGGCAGTACACCAAGGACGCCGGGTTCCTCGGCATGATCATTCCCAAGCAGTACGGCGGCAAAGGTTTCTCCCACTATGCGCATTCGCAAGTGGTGATGAAGTTGTCGACCCGCTGCTCGGCAGCGGCGATTTCGGTGATGGTGCCCAACTCCCTGGGCCCGGCAGAATTGCTCCTGCATTACGGCACCGATGCCCAGCGTAATTACTACTTGCCGCGCTTGGCGCGGGGTGAAGACATCCCGTGCTTTGCGCTGACCAGCCCCTATGCAGGCTCCGACGCCGGGGCGATTCCGGACCTGGGCATCGTCTGCAAAGGTATGCACGAGGGTGAGGAAGTGCTCGGCTTCAAGGTGACCTGGGACAAGCGCTACATCACCCTGGGCCCGATCGCCACGGTGCTGGGCCTGGCGTTTCGTGCCGAAGACCCGCAGGGTTTACTCGGCAAGGCGGGGTCGCTGGGCATTACCTGTGCGCTGATCCCGACGTCTCATCCGGGGGTGAACAGTGGCCGCCGTCATTGGCCGCTGAATGCGGTATTCCAGAACGGCCCGACCACCGGCAAGGATGTGTTCATTCCCCTGGAGTGGGTGATCGGCGGTCGTGAGCAAGTCGGTAACGGCTGGCGCATGCTGATGGAATGCCTGGCCGCCGGGCGGGCGATTTCCTTGCCTTCGGCCAACGTCGGCCTGGGCAAAGTGGCGGTTCGCGGCACCACCGCGTATGCCGCGATGCGCAAACAGTTCGGCCTGCCCATCGGCAAGTTCGAAGGCGTGCAGGCGCCATTGGCGCGCATGGCCGGGCATTTGTATGCCTGCGATGCGGTGCGCAAGGTGTCGGTGGCTTCCCTGGATGCCGGTGAAAAGCCCTCGGTGATTTCCGCCATTGCCAAATACCACGTCACTGAGCGTGCGCGAATCATCGTCAACGACGGCATGGACATCGTGGCGGGCAAAGGCATCTGCATGGGGCCCAATAACTTTCTGGCCCGCGCCTACCAGCAAAGCCCGATTGCCATCACGGTAGAAGGCGCGAACATCATGACCCGCTGCCTGATTATCTTTGGCCAGGGGCTGATTCGCTGCCATCCCTATGTGTTCCGCGAGATGGAAGCGGCGCGCAACCCGGATCGGCGCAAGGCGCTGGAAGCCTTCGACAGCGCGATGTTCGGCCATTTGAGTTTTGTGCTGGCCAATACCGTCCGTGCGGCGGTGCATGCGCTGACGGGCGGACGCCTGATGTCCGCACCGGCCAAGACCGATCCGGCGTTGGCATCCTACTACCGCCAGGCCAATCGGCTCTCGGTGGTGCTGGCGTTGATCTCGGATATTTCCATGGGCGTACTGGGCGGAGCCCTCAAGCGCAAGGAAAGCATCACCGGGCGCCTGGGGGATATTCTGTCCCAGCTCTACATTCTTTCCTGCGTGCTTAAGCGGTTTGAAGATGATGGTCGGCCCCAGGCGGACCTGCCGCTGGTGCACTGGTCGGCCCAGGATGCGTTATTGCGCGCCCATGAAGCCCTGGCCGAAGTGCTCGATAACTACCCGTCGAAAGCCGCTGCGCGAATCGTGCGTGGCTTGAGTTTCCCGTTCGGAATTCCCCTGCGTAAACCGGCGGACCGCCTGTTGGCCCAAGTGGCTGAGGTGGTGCAAACCCCCGGCGAAACCCGCGATCGCTTACTGGCCAATTCCTACATTCCGCGTCCGGAGATCGACAAGCTGGCTTATGGCGAATTGGGCTTCCGGCTGTTGCCGCAGGTGGAACTGATCGACGCTCGGCTCAAGCCCGCAATCAAGCAAGGCGTGATCGAAGCCATGCCGATTTCCGCCACAGCCTTTACCGGTTGGCGCGTCAAGGCGCGGGCGCTGGACCTGATCAGCGACGACGAAGACAGCCTGCTGGGGCGCTATGTGGACTATGCCGACCACGGGATTCAGGTCGACGACTTCCCGCAGGATTTCGGTTTGCTGGAAGCCTTGCAGCAGCGTCAGCAGGCGTTGGCCAAACCGACGGCGAAGCGCCGCAGCAGCCAAAGCGAAAACGCCTCGGTCAACTAG
- a CDS encoding 3-oxoacyl-ACP reductase: MSDSYLSFVNSAWGRRLAQAIGLPQPLPLQRHRSGQHGLVNPVIVAGAGRLCARVQAIFAATDTVAATPATPKAPSTVKVQGAVFDATGVLDLQQLDALYVFFHANAKRLGHHGRVVVLGTAPEHCQDLPQAVAQRALEGLVRSLAKELRRAITVQLIYVAPGAEEALDSSLRFFLSRRSAYVSGQVVRVETPVDGDVAVNWDKPFAGRRALVTGASRGIGLAIAQVLARDGAHVVCVDVPQAQDALLQAASSVHGSALPLDITAADTAALLQAHVNQYGAFDVVVHNAGITRDKTIAKMTEAAWRSVLAVNLEAPLQLSTALLSGQGLNRGGRIVCVSSISGIAGNLGQSNYATSKAGVIGLVQRLAPLAAAQQVTVNAVAPGFIETQMTANIPLMIREAGRRMNSLSQGGQPIDVAETIAWLAHPASGGVNGQVVRVCGQSLLGA; this comes from the coding sequence ATGAGTGACAGCTACCTATCCTTCGTCAATTCCGCCTGGGGCCGCCGCCTGGCTCAGGCCATCGGCCTGCCGCAACCCTTGCCGTTGCAACGTCACCGCAGTGGCCAGCACGGCCTGGTCAACCCGGTGATTGTCGCCGGGGCAGGGCGGCTTTGCGCACGGGTGCAAGCGATTTTCGCCGCCACCGACACGGTCGCCGCCACGCCGGCGACGCCCAAGGCGCCGTCCACCGTCAAGGTCCAGGGCGCGGTGTTCGACGCCACTGGCGTGCTCGATTTGCAGCAGCTCGACGCGCTCTACGTGTTTTTCCATGCCAATGCCAAACGCCTTGGCCACCACGGTCGCGTGGTGGTGCTTGGCACTGCGCCGGAACATTGCCAGGACTTGCCCCAGGCCGTCGCCCAACGTGCCCTTGAAGGTCTGGTGCGTTCGTTGGCCAAGGAACTGCGCCGGGCGATCACCGTGCAATTGATCTATGTGGCGCCGGGTGCCGAAGAGGCCCTGGACAGCAGCCTGCGGTTCTTCCTGTCGCGCCGTTCGGCGTATGTGTCGGGGCAGGTGGTGCGCGTGGAAACTCCGGTGGACGGTGACGTTGCCGTCAACTGGGACAAGCCCTTCGCGGGTCGGCGAGCCCTGGTCACCGGCGCTTCGCGTGGCATTGGCTTGGCGATCGCCCAGGTGCTGGCCCGCGACGGCGCCCATGTGGTCTGTGTGGACGTGCCCCAGGCCCAGGACGCGCTGCTGCAAGCCGCCAGCAGTGTGCACGGCTCCGCCTTGCCGCTGGACATCACCGCAGCGGATACGGCCGCGCTGTTGCAGGCGCATGTCAACCAATACGGTGCCTTTGACGTGGTGGTGCATAACGCCGGCATCACCCGCGACAAGACCATCGCCAAGATGACCGAAGCTGCCTGGCGCAGTGTGCTGGCGGTCAACCTCGAAGCACCGTTGCAATTGAGCACAGCATTGCTCAGTGGCCAGGGGCTGAACCGCGGTGGGCGGATTGTGTGCGTCTCGTCGATTTCCGGCATCGCCGGCAACTTGGGGCAAAGCAACTACGCCACCTCCAAGGCCGGCGTGATTGGCCTGGTGCAGCGCCTCGCTCCGTTGGCGGCGGCGCAGCAGGTCACGGTGAACGCGGTCGCGCCCGGGTTTATCGAAACTCAGATGACCGCAAACATCCCGCTGATGATTCGCGAGGCGGGACGGCGCATGAACTCGCTGTCCCAGGGCGGACAGCCCATCGACGTGGCCGAGACCATCGCCTGGTTGGCGCACCCTGCATCCGGCGGGGTTAACGGCCAAGTCGTACGCGTGTGCGGCCAAAGCCTGCTGGGAGCCTGA
- a CDS encoding MaoC/PaaZ C-terminal domain-containing protein: protein MDYVTQIIDPPPSRTQLLLDGVRALRKPKLDGAPALPTALLVRSAAQLSPSGIAAYGRACGFRREQGVPLSYPHVLAFPLHLMLLTRPSFPYPASGMVHLANRIRQHQRLQEGQALRLEVFCERWVAHPKGQALSIATRAYGAGTLVWESDSLYLRRAVKTPVGEPWDDVLALQEEGLLRTQRWVLPADLGRRFANVSGDFNPIHTSLIGAKVFGFRRAIAHGMWTLGRALAAQQPPGGLDQAHAHCDFKLPIFLPGQVALWNRPVTGPRREFEVRNVAGDKPHMRGLFIWQPTCEERPQ from the coding sequence ATGGACTACGTGACGCAGATTATCGACCCGCCGCCGTCGCGCACTCAGTTGTTGCTGGACGGCGTGCGCGCGCTGCGCAAACCCAAGCTCGACGGTGCGCCCGCGTTGCCCACGGCGCTTCTGGTGCGCTCGGCGGCGCAGCTGTCGCCCAGCGGCATTGCCGCGTATGGCCGCGCGTGTGGTTTCCGGCGCGAGCAGGGCGTGCCGCTGTCCTATCCCCACGTGCTGGCGTTCCCGTTGCACCTGATGCTGCTGACTCGGCCCAGCTTCCCGTACCCGGCCAGCGGCATGGTGCATCTGGCCAATCGCATTCGTCAGCACCAGCGCTTGCAGGAAGGCCAGGCCCTGCGCCTTGAGGTGTTTTGCGAGCGCTGGGTGGCGCATCCCAAGGGCCAGGCGCTGAGCATTGCCACCCGCGCCTATGGCGCGGGCACGCTGGTGTGGGAGAGCGACAGCCTGTACTTGCGCCGCGCCGTGAAAACCCCGGTGGGCGAGCCGTGGGACGACGTGCTGGCATTGCAGGAAGAGGGCCTGTTACGCACCCAGCGCTGGGTGTTGCCCGCCGACCTGGGCCGGCGATTTGCCAACGTCTCGGGCGACTTCAACCCGATTCATACCTCGCTGATCGGCGCAAAGGTCTTTGGCTTTCGCCGCGCCATTGCCCACGGCATGTGGACCCTCGGCCGCGCGTTGGCCGCGCAGCAACCACCGGGCGGCCTGGATCAGGCCCACGCCCATTGCGACTTCAAGCTGCCAATCTTCCTGCCCGGCCAGGTCGCCCTGTGGAACCGGCCTGTCACCGGCCCACGGCGTGAGTTCGAAGTGCGCAATGTCGCGGGCGATAAACCCCATATGCGTGGGCTTTTTATTTGGCAGCCCACTTGTGAAGAGCGCCCCCAATGA
- a CDS encoding outer membrane protein transport protein, with protein MITKKQQAHTLLGLALLGGLMMTAPVQAGGFSTPTYGAPGWGRAFGGGSLFKNDPSSAYNNPAAMAFVDQAVVQQTVDYARVKIKYSGQAYDYAGNPASNTAVMPDGSFDPSTAVVNNNDGGQGGFTAWLPTGFLVIPMGDRFAFGLSQVVPQGMRTTWNENSKFRDFAVDTKIETVGLTGSLSFKVRDDFSIGGGMIVQRSQGFVSQNIDLFSAASVSPGLGNGAFPSGVGSALMRVKVDNVSVGWFTGVVWKPTEQDSLGLNYHAKIKNKMTGKYNIRADVLNNGLMTDDTVFGTGKTLVETAYPGLKLYPNGANASTQLDIPATAAIDWVHQFNDRWTLGVSAMWTQWSSFKDLTLKSEGSTIVAIPYNYRDAWMYSVGGDFRATDELTLRAGVAYDQTPTRNSTRDPRIPDGDRYFASLGAGYDIKAIPGLSLDAAYSHQFVQKVNIRTQNVDRLGGGRLDGTAESSGDIVSLSATYKF; from the coding sequence CTGGGGCTGGCATTACTGGGGGGGCTGATGATGACAGCGCCCGTGCAGGCGGGTGGTTTCTCCACGCCGACGTACGGTGCCCCTGGATGGGGTCGGGCGTTCGGCGGCGGTTCTCTGTTCAAGAACGACCCTAGCTCTGCTTACAACAACCCGGCGGCCATGGCATTTGTCGACCAGGCCGTGGTTCAACAGACCGTCGACTATGCGCGTGTGAAGATTAAATACAGCGGCCAGGCTTACGATTACGCCGGTAACCCAGCATCCAATACCGCCGTGATGCCCGATGGCAGCTTTGACCCGAGTACGGCAGTCGTCAACAACAATGACGGTGGCCAGGGCGGCTTCACTGCCTGGTTGCCGACCGGTTTTCTGGTTATCCCGATGGGTGACCGTTTTGCATTCGGCCTCAGTCAGGTTGTGCCACAAGGGATGCGTACCACCTGGAATGAAAACTCCAAGTTTCGCGACTTCGCCGTGGACACCAAAATCGAAACCGTCGGCCTGACGGGTTCCTTATCGTTCAAGGTGCGTGACGACTTCTCCATCGGTGGTGGCATGATCGTCCAGCGTAGCCAAGGCTTTGTCAGCCAGAACATCGATCTGTTCTCGGCGGCGTCGGTCTCTCCCGGGTTGGGCAATGGGGCGTTTCCGTCGGGCGTCGGCAGCGCACTGATGCGCGTCAAGGTCGATAACGTTTCCGTTGGCTGGTTTACCGGCGTTGTCTGGAAGCCGACTGAGCAGGACTCGTTGGGCCTTAACTACCACGCCAAAATCAAAAACAAGATGACCGGTAAATACAACATCCGGGCGGATGTGTTGAACAACGGCTTGATGACCGACGACACCGTCTTCGGTACCGGCAAGACGCTGGTCGAAACGGCGTACCCTGGCCTGAAGTTGTACCCCAACGGCGCCAATGCCAGCACGCAGCTGGATATTCCGGCGACTGCCGCAATCGACTGGGTGCACCAGTTCAACGACCGTTGGACCTTGGGTGTCAGCGCGATGTGGACGCAATGGTCATCCTTCAAGGACCTGACACTCAAGTCCGAAGGCTCGACGATCGTTGCCATTCCCTACAACTATCGGGATGCCTGGATGTACTCCGTGGGGGGAGATTTCAGAGCTACGGACGAGCTGACCCTGCGCGCCGGTGTGGCGTATGACCAAACCCCGACGCGCAACTCGACCCGCGATCCGCGTATCCCTGACGGCGACCGTTACTTTGCATCGCTGGGTGCCGGTTACGATATCAAGGCCATTCCAGGCTTGTCGCTGGACGCCGCGTATTCGCACCAGTTTGTTCAGAAGGTCAACATCAGAACCCAGAACGTTGATCGTCTTGGCGGCGGTCGTCTCGACGGTACGGCTGAGTCTTCAGGCGACATTGTCAGCCTGTCAGCCACCTACAAGTTCTAA